In Gallus gallus isolate bGalGal1 chromosome 6, bGalGal1.mat.broiler.GRCg7b, whole genome shotgun sequence, a single genomic region encodes these proteins:
- the STK32C gene encoding serine/threonine-protein kinase 32C isoform X3 — protein sequence MFHWGKWKKRMGASASSSKRPVFDEREDVTFDHFQILRAIGKGSFGKVCIVQKRDTEKMYAMKYMNKQQCIERDEVRNVFRELEILQEIEHVFLVNLWYSFQDEEDMFMVVDLLLGGDLRYHLQQNVQFTEETVRLYLCEMALALDYLRSQHIIHRDVKPDNILLDEQGHAHLTDFNIATIIRDGERATALAGTKPYMAPEIFHSFLSGGTGYSFEVDWWSLGIMAYELLRGWRPYDIHSNNPVESLVQLFSTVSVQYSSTWSKEMVALLRKLLTVNPEHRFSCLADIQTSAYLSAVPWGDVCQKRLEPGFVPNKGRLHCDPTFELEEMILESRPLHKKKKRLAKNKSRDNSKDSSQSENDYLQECLEAIQQDFVIFNREKLKKSQEQTSESVSAPETTAEAETEAEAETSNLTMCSSVCSSAGSS from the exons TGACCTTTGACCACTTCCAGATTCTCCGGGCGATTGGGAAGGGAAGCTTTGGCAAG GTGTGTATTGTGCAGAAGAGAGACACCGAGAAGATGTACGCCATGAAGTACATGAACAAGCAGCAGTGCATCGAGAGGGACGAGGTCCGCAACGTGTTCCGGGAGCTGGAGATCCTGCAGGAGATTGAGCACGTGTTCCTGGTGAACCTCTG GTACTCCTTCCAGGACGAGGAGGACATGTTCATGGTGGTGGACCTGCTGCTCGGCGGGGACCTGCGCTACCACCTGCAGCAGAACGTGCAGTTCACGGAGGAGACGGTCAGGCTGTACCTCTGTGAGATGGCCCTGGCACTGGACTACCTGCGCAGCCAGCACATCATTCACAG AGACGTAAAACCAGACAACATTCTCCTGGATGAGCAAG GTCACGCACACTTAACAGATTTTAATATTGCAACAATAATTAGGGACGGTGAAAGAGCAACTGCGCTAGCTGGAACAAAGCCATACATGG CTCCGGAGATTTTCCATTCCTTCCTGAGCGGCGGCACGGGTTACTCCTTCGAGGTGGATTGGTGGTCGCTGGGAATCATGGCTTACGAACTCCTCCGTGGCTGG AGGCCGTATGACATCCACTCCAACAACCCGGTGGAGTCCCTGgtgcagctgttcagcaccgTCAGCGTTCAGTACTCATCCACGTGGTCAAAGGAGATGGTTGCTCTGCTACGAAAG CTGCTGACGGTGAACCCCGAGCACCGCTTCTCCTGCCTGGCTGACATCCAGACGTCAGCATATCTGTCTGCCGTGCCCTGGGGCGATGTCTGCCAGAAGCGCCTGGAGCCGGGCTTCGTCCCCAAC AAGGGCCGCCTGCACTGCGACCCCACCTTCGAGCTGGAGGAGATGATCCTGGAGTCCCGGCCTCTGcacaagaagaagaagaggctgGCGAAGAACAAATCGCGGGACAACAGCAAGGACAGCTCGCAGTCC GAAAATGACTATCTCCAAGAATGCCTTGAAGCTATCCAGCAAGATTTTGTCATCTTTAACAGAGAGAA GCTGAAGAAGAGCCAGGAGCAGACGAGCGAGTCCGTGTCTGCCCCTGAGACCACCGCTGAGGCCGAGACAGAGGCTGAGGCCGAGACCTCCAACCTGACCATGTGCAGCTCCGTGTGCTCCTCGGCGGGCAGCAGCTAA
- the STK32C gene encoding serine/threonine-protein kinase 32C isoform X1, with translation MLFACLPTFFFSTSSLQESIYKSKFFFLYLVVTFDHFQILRAIGKGSFGKVCIVQKRDTEKMYAMKYMNKQQCIERDEVRNVFRELEILQEIEHVFLVNLWYSFQDEEDMFMVVDLLLGGDLRYHLQQNVQFTEETVRLYLCEMALALDYLRSQHIIHRDVKPDNILLDEQGHAHLTDFNIATIIRDGERATALAGTKPYMAPEIFHSFLSGGTGYSFEVDWWSLGIMAYELLRGWRPYDIHSNNPVESLVQLFSTVSVQYSSTWSKEMVALLRKLLTVNPEHRFSCLADIQTSAYLSAVPWGDVCQKRLEPGFVPNKGRLHCDPTFELEEMILESRPLHKKKKRLAKNKSRDNSKDSSQSENDYLQECLEAIQQDFVIFNREKLKKSQEQTSESVSAPETTAEAETEAEAETSNLTMCSSVCSSAGSS, from the exons ATGCTCTTCGCTTGTCTCCCCACCTTCTTTTTCAGTACAAGCTCTTTGCAGGAAAGCATTTACAAAtctaaattcttttttctttatcttgtaGTGACCTTTGACCACTTCCAGATTCTCCGGGCGATTGGGAAGGGAAGCTTTGGCAAG GTGTGTATTGTGCAGAAGAGAGACACCGAGAAGATGTACGCCATGAAGTACATGAACAAGCAGCAGTGCATCGAGAGGGACGAGGTCCGCAACGTGTTCCGGGAGCTGGAGATCCTGCAGGAGATTGAGCACGTGTTCCTGGTGAACCTCTG GTACTCCTTCCAGGACGAGGAGGACATGTTCATGGTGGTGGACCTGCTGCTCGGCGGGGACCTGCGCTACCACCTGCAGCAGAACGTGCAGTTCACGGAGGAGACGGTCAGGCTGTACCTCTGTGAGATGGCCCTGGCACTGGACTACCTGCGCAGCCAGCACATCATTCACAG AGACGTAAAACCAGACAACATTCTCCTGGATGAGCAAG GTCACGCACACTTAACAGATTTTAATATTGCAACAATAATTAGGGACGGTGAAAGAGCAACTGCGCTAGCTGGAACAAAGCCATACATGG CTCCGGAGATTTTCCATTCCTTCCTGAGCGGCGGCACGGGTTACTCCTTCGAGGTGGATTGGTGGTCGCTGGGAATCATGGCTTACGAACTCCTCCGTGGCTGG AGGCCGTATGACATCCACTCCAACAACCCGGTGGAGTCCCTGgtgcagctgttcagcaccgTCAGCGTTCAGTACTCATCCACGTGGTCAAAGGAGATGGTTGCTCTGCTACGAAAG CTGCTGACGGTGAACCCCGAGCACCGCTTCTCCTGCCTGGCTGACATCCAGACGTCAGCATATCTGTCTGCCGTGCCCTGGGGCGATGTCTGCCAGAAGCGCCTGGAGCCGGGCTTCGTCCCCAAC AAGGGCCGCCTGCACTGCGACCCCACCTTCGAGCTGGAGGAGATGATCCTGGAGTCCCGGCCTCTGcacaagaagaagaagaggctgGCGAAGAACAAATCGCGGGACAACAGCAAGGACAGCTCGCAGTCC GAAAATGACTATCTCCAAGAATGCCTTGAAGCTATCCAGCAAGATTTTGTCATCTTTAACAGAGAGAA GCTGAAGAAGAGCCAGGAGCAGACGAGCGAGTCCGTGTCTGCCCCTGAGACCACCGCTGAGGCCGAGACAGAGGCTGAGGCCGAGACCTCCAACCTGACCATGTGCAGCTCCGTGTGCTCCTCGGCGGGCAGCAGCTAA
- the STK32C gene encoding serine/threonine-protein kinase 32C isoform X4: protein MYAMKYMNKQQCIERDEVRNVFRELEILQEIEHVFLVNLWYSFQDEEDMFMVVDLLLGGDLRYHLQQNVQFTEETVRLYLCEMALALDYLRSQHIIHRDVKPDNILLDEQGHAHLTDFNIATIIRDGERATALAGTKPYMAPEIFHSFLSGGTGYSFEVDWWSLGIMAYELLRGWRPYDIHSNNPVESLVQLFSTVSVQYSSTWSKEMVALLRKLLTVNPEHRFSCLADIQTSAYLSAVPWGDVCQKRLEPGFVPNKGRLHCDPTFELEEMILESRPLHKKKKRLAKNKSRDNSKDSSQSENDYLQECLEAIQQDFVIFNREKLKKSQEQTSESVSAPETTAEAETEAEAETSNLTMCSSVCSSAGSS, encoded by the exons ATGTACGCCATGAAGTACATGAACAAGCAGCAGTGCATCGAGAGGGACGAGGTCCGCAACGTGTTCCGGGAGCTGGAGATCCTGCAGGAGATTGAGCACGTGTTCCTGGTGAACCTCTG GTACTCCTTCCAGGACGAGGAGGACATGTTCATGGTGGTGGACCTGCTGCTCGGCGGGGACCTGCGCTACCACCTGCAGCAGAACGTGCAGTTCACGGAGGAGACGGTCAGGCTGTACCTCTGTGAGATGGCCCTGGCACTGGACTACCTGCGCAGCCAGCACATCATTCACAG AGACGTAAAACCAGACAACATTCTCCTGGATGAGCAAG GTCACGCACACTTAACAGATTTTAATATTGCAACAATAATTAGGGACGGTGAAAGAGCAACTGCGCTAGCTGGAACAAAGCCATACATGG CTCCGGAGATTTTCCATTCCTTCCTGAGCGGCGGCACGGGTTACTCCTTCGAGGTGGATTGGTGGTCGCTGGGAATCATGGCTTACGAACTCCTCCGTGGCTGG AGGCCGTATGACATCCACTCCAACAACCCGGTGGAGTCCCTGgtgcagctgttcagcaccgTCAGCGTTCAGTACTCATCCACGTGGTCAAAGGAGATGGTTGCTCTGCTACGAAAG CTGCTGACGGTGAACCCCGAGCACCGCTTCTCCTGCCTGGCTGACATCCAGACGTCAGCATATCTGTCTGCCGTGCCCTGGGGCGATGTCTGCCAGAAGCGCCTGGAGCCGGGCTTCGTCCCCAAC AAGGGCCGCCTGCACTGCGACCCCACCTTCGAGCTGGAGGAGATGATCCTGGAGTCCCGGCCTCTGcacaagaagaagaagaggctgGCGAAGAACAAATCGCGGGACAACAGCAAGGACAGCTCGCAGTCC GAAAATGACTATCTCCAAGAATGCCTTGAAGCTATCCAGCAAGATTTTGTCATCTTTAACAGAGAGAA GCTGAAGAAGAGCCAGGAGCAGACGAGCGAGTCCGTGTCTGCCCCTGAGACCACCGCTGAGGCCGAGACAGAGGCTGAGGCCGAGACCTCCAACCTGACCATGTGCAGCTCCGTGTGCTCCTCGGCGGGCAGCAGCTAA
- the STK32C gene encoding serine/threonine-protein kinase 32C isoform X2, with translation MRSIWKENNCARPALSTRPAFLALSSLPWRTEGWPCSQLLCTTSAALHKVCIVQKRDTEKMYAMKYMNKQQCIERDEVRNVFRELEILQEIEHVFLVNLWYSFQDEEDMFMVVDLLLGGDLRYHLQQNVQFTEETVRLYLCEMALALDYLRSQHIIHRDVKPDNILLDEQGHAHLTDFNIATIIRDGERATALAGTKPYMAPEIFHSFLSGGTGYSFEVDWWSLGIMAYELLRGWRPYDIHSNNPVESLVQLFSTVSVQYSSTWSKEMVALLRKLLTVNPEHRFSCLADIQTSAYLSAVPWGDVCQKRLEPGFVPNKGRLHCDPTFELEEMILESRPLHKKKKRLAKNKSRDNSKDSSQSENDYLQECLEAIQQDFVIFNREKLKKSQEQTSESVSAPETTAEAETEAEAETSNLTMCSSVCSSAGSS, from the exons ATGAGAtccatttggaaagaaaataattgtgcAAGGCCAGCTTTGAGCACTCGCCCAGCTTTCCTGGCTTTGAGTTCCCTTCCCTGGCGCACGGAGGGCtggccctgctcccagctgctgtgcacCACTTCTGCAGCCTTGCACAAG GTGTGTATTGTGCAGAAGAGAGACACCGAGAAGATGTACGCCATGAAGTACATGAACAAGCAGCAGTGCATCGAGAGGGACGAGGTCCGCAACGTGTTCCGGGAGCTGGAGATCCTGCAGGAGATTGAGCACGTGTTCCTGGTGAACCTCTG GTACTCCTTCCAGGACGAGGAGGACATGTTCATGGTGGTGGACCTGCTGCTCGGCGGGGACCTGCGCTACCACCTGCAGCAGAACGTGCAGTTCACGGAGGAGACGGTCAGGCTGTACCTCTGTGAGATGGCCCTGGCACTGGACTACCTGCGCAGCCAGCACATCATTCACAG AGACGTAAAACCAGACAACATTCTCCTGGATGAGCAAG GTCACGCACACTTAACAGATTTTAATATTGCAACAATAATTAGGGACGGTGAAAGAGCAACTGCGCTAGCTGGAACAAAGCCATACATGG CTCCGGAGATTTTCCATTCCTTCCTGAGCGGCGGCACGGGTTACTCCTTCGAGGTGGATTGGTGGTCGCTGGGAATCATGGCTTACGAACTCCTCCGTGGCTGG AGGCCGTATGACATCCACTCCAACAACCCGGTGGAGTCCCTGgtgcagctgttcagcaccgTCAGCGTTCAGTACTCATCCACGTGGTCAAAGGAGATGGTTGCTCTGCTACGAAAG CTGCTGACGGTGAACCCCGAGCACCGCTTCTCCTGCCTGGCTGACATCCAGACGTCAGCATATCTGTCTGCCGTGCCCTGGGGCGATGTCTGCCAGAAGCGCCTGGAGCCGGGCTTCGTCCCCAAC AAGGGCCGCCTGCACTGCGACCCCACCTTCGAGCTGGAGGAGATGATCCTGGAGTCCCGGCCTCTGcacaagaagaagaagaggctgGCGAAGAACAAATCGCGGGACAACAGCAAGGACAGCTCGCAGTCC GAAAATGACTATCTCCAAGAATGCCTTGAAGCTATCCAGCAAGATTTTGTCATCTTTAACAGAGAGAA GCTGAAGAAGAGCCAGGAGCAGACGAGCGAGTCCGTGTCTGCCCCTGAGACCACCGCTGAGGCCGAGACAGAGGCTGAGGCCGAGACCTCCAACCTGACCATGTGCAGCTCCGTGTGCTCCTCGGCGGGCAGCAGCTAA